Proteins from a genomic interval of Colias croceus chromosome 2, ilColCroc2.1:
- the LOC123699803 gene encoding uncharacterized protein LOC123699803 encodes MIIALQTLIFFREALVRVLDSFLRPYYKNFRLTFNSNEDLSDDEDSEEQVFAEYHDEKGVVFFPPVYVQRYAAVSDCLMDEKWSGKLEKVVDFGYHDMSFIKYLKEVPGIKHILGVDIETIPLQCSSDLFRCEDYIPKRENPLKVTLFQGNAADPDYRLIGCDAVVAIEMIEHMLPHDLERFIHTVFGFIKPWVVIFTTPNGDFNVLFKSLEKNGLRRLDHFFEWSREQFNDWCSNIVVRYPQYTVSCKGIGPGPPDTLHLGCCSQMAVFVAKDYEKQRDLNINSLALVASQDVPNNSNFEDMSSSYECIPDNNMLFLTNDYYILPRPETYSENPSIKQSCVTIILSSPMYSYHSIDYQDKTFQCNLETEWGKDFLFEQESCNIVEPRRKKLYRIYEFEDVNNRLNCSTLQVKKFSKTTQNLMAKNKGDALVHTREVVDEIRHLTKMLNFNKGSCTQYGGDHIWYNINWGDNAPYWNQYYKVVRDYSYPFETKSDDCRILDLISEEINRLIDNQWEEDLTADVNKLEIPIQQLMHVVQHITQDVEKVKELLEWNGYQIVDDVVIHSRLVVDTTSVVTQEDDWLDNDTISDWDTSDLRSTSLSDGSTNVPEFYGSIIPLGRCLRRALDQKVRKLRKLLSADEDITSELDRVVCRLMKLALHTSRTRQTPVPASWMQCKLYDLLALTEKAIERRKKHYLEEYTMRAIEYDKGDNDSQGKLALCNIEEDNRRTDKIMHEYQDLVQPLDEETYNLQSESYLKLQVEDENENDFYHGDTKETSLDRVRHEEIYPRCESFTQKTKLEIVREWVDDEYGSFPYNADKKQQEHTDVPSSNYKNKDNKSELSSRSSSASHKSMKSKSKHLIIPKSEIKITKKVSKKKLNFSILLKNYFIKSGLLDTKPKKKTKGQKKLQSSVAPIPDSLIELCQTNAADQNKAKEINHNMDRIKSIEYSLSVCDVQDDKFENVAATQNSCIISIVTHDAEEQVALKRSIATEPDLNIVDQEAIVEQVISITKEDSLNFSKVNDNEDEQSQTIFLTDINEPSTSKGIRHTRLDVQCGPDDIQDSSELSASTSFTKFPKLFSKGIKIERSHTNLLRKTTFETGTSPDCPACCNEIPKIKSPGIWIHDSDINTELTKHSKPKCSTTSCDTKEIVCSEIIYSEVESKTESTLIKPITSAMKLNCCGSELGCSISTMKIKSPQRLTSPLKNTSSVQIQSCSGKSDLQNSSPTRHVKPKLSCGGICVHSFRDREVSQDVVFQGGWNEIIPKTAPKKTIRKAPLKKGGLTSRQLKRSSSTSVRNTLNNNKINNVNRRPTYMRSVKQKVDKEQPNKTSKTSTMKKPDSSLKNKYNKTNKPIKEMLNLNLDQRYQNISAKSAKYMMERHNISPNPLGKENVFERPSIQNYLPPYLKRKPHKSGSIYDSKNNLSKSIDSAKPLSSIKPALVRSNTEEIKRHAFKENPRMYVSYQVFRNEIENKNYADNIGRVDYNDVGSNSVQRRSSSPISQQSSCSTPNSIATIRAMTSTNKLEASKMSSSNRCGITKSTMTTLGSSLGSKVKNSIIKNINIKRNENKENIPTAKEWKNPNCGIVGSTNSIFKPHTPSIKNSYVHSKPLNISKSKMISKKSTVKLPSIKSTHRLALKTSSSLLLRKSPTDGGSSTEKYSFQSSPSDTVIVLEPYKDELLKGFNEISLELKLENNENEGENINDTTQSTKRDCTESKSIDSNLEESLRKLFDENIELASTPKSNQEYLNSDVIGFLNPDSESNIFNTTSSPASFKTVIENKNSCTFKNELNDALNNSFNRESNSVDEVNSNVTINLTEYSRTVEFTSLESMGSLSKPSEYFLADNQVDLSEDIINKEPSDVSVKGLFERKDLNTATNAVGPIALQAFSGYSMNLVPLAGDQPEYINLVDPETGSLRQEVNRQATSEEILVSGRSSDTYESCYVEDDSFVPSWLFHIISQQQSMDESEEDDEDRLPLQMPIVEPIFDLNGDIGEPGVGAGAGAGDGRGMHSDHSQDSSGRGTSLSSSDTSSDEHSEAILIDPSAYVAQFEFARENADASNVDRPNESPDTSFTTAEADNGFDNRPRPISRTMASDIDADVSSLDTDVADSDA; translated from the exons atgataattGCACTGCAAACTCTTATTTTCTTTCGAGAAGCGCTGGTACGAGTGCTGGACAGCTTTTTAAGGCCATACTACAAGAACTTCAGATTAACTTTCAATAGCAATGAAGATCTGTCTGACGATGAAGATTCTGAGGAACAGGTATTTGCAGAATATCATGATGAGAAGGGCGTTGTTTTCTTTCCACCTGTGTACGTCCAAAGATATGCCGCAGTCAGTGACTGTCTAATGGACGAAAAATGGAGTGGAAAACTAGAAAAG GTTGTGGACTTCGGTTATCATGATATGAGCTTCATCAAATACCTGAAAGAAGTTCCTGGTATCAAGCACATCTTGGGTGTAGATATAGAGACAATACCGCTGCAGTGCTCATCTGATCTTTTTAGATGTGAGGATTACATACCAAAGAGGGAAAATCCACTTAAAGTTACA CTATTCCAAGGCAATGCAGCCGATCCAGACTACAGATTAATAGGCTGTGACGCAGTGGTAGCCATAGAGATGATTGAACATATGCTCCCACATGACCTTGAACGATTCATACACACTGTATTTGGTTTCATCAAACCCTGGGTAGTCATCTTTACTACACCTAACGGAGATTTCAATGTTCTGTTCAAATCTTTGGAGAAAAATGGCCTAAGACGATTGGATCATTTCTTTGAATGGAGTAGAGAGCAGTTTAATGActg gTGTAGTAACATAGTGGTAAGGTATCCCCAATACACTGTGTCGTGTAAAGGGATAGGGCCTGGTCCACCAGACACACTGCATCTGGGCTGTTGCAGTCAAATGGCAGTGTTTGTCGCTAAGGACTATGAGAAACAGAGAGACTTGAATATTAATAGCTTGGCGTTGGTCGCTAGTCAAG ATGTACCAAATAATAGCAACTTTGAAGACATGTCATCGAGTTATGAGTGTATACCTGACAACAACATGCTGTTCTTAACTAATGA ttattacatattaccCAGGCCCGAAACATATTCCGAAAATCCCTCCATCAAACAATCCTGTGTGACCATTATCCTGTCTTCCCCTATGTATTCCTACCATTCCATCGATTATCAAGACAAAACATTTCAATGTAATCTAGAGACAGAGTGGGGAAAAGACTTCCTCTTTGAACAGGAATCTTGCAATATTGTGGAACCAAGGAGGAAGAAACTGTATAGGATATATGAATTTGAAGATGTTAACAAcag GTTAAACTGTTCCACACTACAAGTGAAGAAGTTCTCAAAAACGACCCAAAACTTGATGGCCAAGAACAAAGGGGATGCTCTCGTACACACGCGCGAAGTGGTCGACGAAATTAGGCATTTGACGAAAATGCTTAACTTTAATAAGGGAAGCTGCACCCAGTATGGAGGGGATCATATTTGGTATAATATCAATTGGGGGGATAATGCGCCGTATTGGAATCAGTACTATAAAGTTGTTAGGGACTATAGTTATCCGTTTGAg actAAATCAGACGACTGTCGCATTCTAGACCTTATTTCTGAGGAAATAAACCGTCTAATAGACAATCAGTGGGAAGAAGATTTAACGGCTGATGTTAACAAACTCGAGATACCGATTCAGCAATTGATGCACGTCGTGCAACATATCACACAAGATGTAGAAAAAGTCAA GGAGCTATTAGAATGGAACGGGTATCAAATAGTAGACGATGTAGTGATACATTCCCGTCTAGTAGTTGATACAACCTCAGTGGTTACGCAAGAGGACGACTGGCTCGATAACGATACTATTTCTGAT tGGGACACATCGGATCTGCGTTCAACATCGCTTTCTGATGGAAGCACGAACGTACCGGAATTTTATGGTTCGA TAATCCCTCTAGGTCGATGTCTACGACGTGCTCTGGACCAAAAAGTTCGAAAGTTACGCAAATTGCTATCAGCGGACGAAGATATAACAAGTGAATTGGATCGAGTGGTCTGTCGTCTCATGAAACTGGCTCTCCACACGAGTAGAACCAGACAGACTCCAGTACCAGCTAGCTGGATGCAATGCAAGCTGTACGATCTATTAGCTTTGACGGAGAAAGCGATTGAAAGAAGGAAGAAACACTATTTAGAAGAATATACGATGAGAGCTATCGAGTATG ATAAAGGAGACAATGATAGTCAGGGTAAGCTAGCATTATGCAATATAGAAGAGGATAATAGAAGAac AGATAAAATTATGCACGAGTACCAAGATTTAGTACAGCCATTGG ACGAGGAAACGTATAATCTTCAGTCTGAATCTTATCTGAAGTTACAGGTAGaagatgaaaatgaaaatgatttttatcATG GCGATACCAAGGAAACAAGTTTAGATCGAGTAAGACATGAAGAAATTTATCCACGATGCGAAAGTTTTACCCAGAAAACTAAGCTAGAAATTGTTCGAGAGTGGGTAGATGACGAATATGGATCTTTTCCGTATAACGCAGATAAAAAACAGCAGGAACATACAGATGTTCCAAgcagtaattataaaaataaagacaataaATCGGAATTATCTTCAAGGTCCAGTTCTGCTTCTCATAAAAGTATGAAATCTAAAagcaaacatttaataattccAAAGagcgaaataaaaattactaaaaaggtCTCGAAGAAAAAACTCAACTTTAGTATCTTactcaaaaattattttatcaaaagtgGTTTATTAGATACGAAACCTAAAAAGAAAACGAAAGGGCAAAAAAAGTTGCAATCTTCTGTAGCTCCA ATTCCTGATAGTTTAATCGAACTTTGTCAAACTAATGCAGCTGACCAAAACAAAGCAAAAGAGATAAATCACAACATGGACAGAATTAAAAGCATCGAATATAGCTTATCAGTTTGTGATGTTCAAGATGATAAGTTTGAAAACGTGGCAGCTACACAAAATAGTTGCATAATTAGTATTGTTACTCACGACGCAGAGGAACAAGTAGCTCTCAAACGGTCCATTGCAACCGAACCCGACCTGAATATCGTAGACCAAGAAGCTATTGTTGAACAAGTTATTAGTATTACAAAAGAAGACAGTCTAAATTTCTCGAAAGTAAACGATAACGAAGATGAACAATCTCAAACAATATTTCTTACTG ATATAAATGAACCGAGTACATCAAAAGGAATTCGCCATACAAGATTAGATGTACAATGTGGTCCTGATGATATACAGGATAGTTCTGAACTTTCCGCAAGTACTTCTTTCACAAAGTTTCCAAAGCTTTTTTCAAAgggtataaaaatagaaagatCGCATACAAATTTATTAAGGAAAACTACTTTTGAAACGGGTACATCTCCTGACTGTCCGGCTTGTTGCAATGAAATACCCAAGATTAAGAGTCCCGGCATATGGATTCACGATTCAGATATAAATACGGAGCTTACAAAACATAGTAAACCTAAATGTTCTACTACATCATGTGACACAAAGGAAATAGTTTGCTCTGAAATCATCTATAGCGAGGTAGAATCAAAGACTGAATCGACTTTAATAAAACCGATAACTAGCGCTATGAAACTCAATTGCTGTGGATCAGAACTCGGTTGTAGCATAAGtactatgaaaataaaatctccCCAACGGCTTACATCTCCTTTAAAGAATACGAGTAGTGTTCAGATACAATCTTGTTCCGGTAAAAGCGACTTACAAAATTCGTCTCCAACCAGACACGTAAAGCCGAAATTGAGTTGTGGCGGAATTTGTGTTCATAGTTTTAGAGATAGAGAAGTATCGCAAGATGTCGTTTTTCAAGGCGGATGGAATGAAATAATTCCAAAAACAGCACCTAAAAAGACTATTAGAAAAGCTCCTTTAAAAAAAGGAGGCTTGACATCTAGACAATTAAAAAGGAGTTCTAGTACATCGGTTCGTAACAcgttgaataataataaaataaacaacgtgAATAGAAGACCAACTTATATGAGATCGGTGAAGCAAAAAGTGGACAAGGAACAACCGAATAAAACTTCAAAAACTTCAACTATGAAAAAACCAGAttcatctttaaaaaataaatataacaaaactaaTAAACCTATCAAAGAGATGCTTAATTTAAATCTTGATCAgagatatcaaaatataag cgCTAAGAGTGCTAAATATATGATGGAAAGACATAATATATCACCAAATCCACTGGGAAAAGAAAATGTATTCGAAAGGCCCAGTATACAAAACTACTTACCTCCCTATCTAAAAAGAAAGCCTCATAAATCAGGAAGTATATAcgatagtaaaaataatttgtctaAAAGTATTGACTCGGCCAAACCATTGAGCAGCATTAAACCTGCATTAGTGAGATCAAACActgaagaaataaaaagacaTGCCTTTAAAGAAAACCCCCGAATGTATGTGAGTTATCAAGTTTTCCGAAACGAAATCGAAAACAAAAACTACGCTGACAATATTGGTCGCGTAGATTATAACGATGTTGGCAGCAATAGCGTACAAAGAAGGAGTTCTAGTCCTATATCTCAACAAAGTTCATGTTCTACTCCCAATAGTATTGCAACTATTCGTGCTATGACATCTACAAATAAACTTGAAGCAAGTAAAATGTCGTCATCGAATAGATGCGGAATTACAAAGAGCACAATGACTACTTTAGGAAGTTCTTTGGGatcaaaagttaaaaattccattataaaaaatataaatataaaaagaaatgaaaataaagaaaacattcCAACTGCTAAAGAATGGAAAAATCCTAATTGTGGAATCGTTGGATCGAcgaattctatttttaaaccaCATACTCCAAGTATTAAAAACTCGTATGTACACTCAAAGCctttaaatatatctaaaagtAAAATGATTAGCAAGAAATCGACTGTAAAATTACCAAGTATAAAAAGTACTCATAGGCTGGCATTGAAAACTTCAAGTTCACTGCTTCTAAGGAAATCACCTACAGATGGCGGGTCTTCAACTGAAAAATATAGTTTCCAAAGCAGCCCGTCCGATACGGTCATCGTTTTAGAACCTTACAAAGATGAACTTTTAAAAGGATTTAACGAAATTTCTCTAGAACTTAAATTagaaaacaatgaaaatgaaGGCGAAAATATTAATGACACTACACAAAGTACTAAACGTGATTGCACGGAATCAAAAAGTATTGATAGTAATTTGGAGGAATCGTTAAGAAAACTTTTTGATGAAAACATCGAACTTGCAAGCACACCAAAGAGCAATCAAGAGTATTTGAATTCTGATGTTATTGGATTTCTAAATCCTGATAGTGaaagtaatattttcaatacaacATCTTCACCGGCAAGCTTTAAAACTGTTATTGAGAATAAAAATTCatgtacttttaaaaatgaattaaatgatGCTTTgaataattcgtttaataggGAATCTAATTCAGTAGATGAAGTAAACAGTAACGTCACCATAAATTTAACAGAGTATTCACGTACAGTAGAATTTACATCATTAGAATCTATGGGTTCTTTATCCAAACCCTCGGAATACTTTTTAGCTGATAACCAAGTAGATCTATCtgaagatattataaataaggaACCTAGTGATGTCTCGGTGAAAggtttatttgaaagaaaggATCTCAACACTGCAACG AATGCTGTGGGACCCATAGCTTTACAAGCATTTAGTGGTTACTCTATGAACTTGGTACCTCTAGCGGGCGATCAACCAGAGTACATTAACCTAGTTGATCCAGAAACTGGTAGTCTTCGCCAGGAAGTTAACAGACAAGCT aCTTCCGAAGAGATACTGGTATCAGGACGATCATCAGATACCTACGAATCCTGTTATGTAGAAGATGATTCTTTTGTACCTAGCTGGTTGTTTCATATAATCAGTCAACAACAATCG aTGGATGAATCAGAAGAAGATGACGAAGATCGACTCCCTCTTCAGATGCCAATAGTTGAGCcaatttttgatttaaatgGTGATATCGGGGAGCCTGGTGTAGGGGCAGGCGCTGGAGCGGGTGATGGCAGAGGCATGCACAGTGATCATTCGCAAGACAGCTCAGGTCGTGGAACTTCTTTAAGTTCGAGTGATACTTCATCAGATGAGCATAGTGAG GCAATATTGATCGACCCGTCTGCATACGTGGCTCAATTTGAATTTGCACGGGAGAATGCTGATGCCTCAAATGTGGATAGACCCAATGAATCGCCTGATACTTCCTTCACTACAGCTGAAG CGGATAACGGTTTCGATAATCGTCCCAGACCAATTAGTAGGACTATGGCTAGTGATATTGACGCTGATGTTAGCTCTTTGGACACCGACGTGGCTGATTCGGACGcttaa
- the LOC123705720 gene encoding protein obstructor-E-like, translating to MKVFIVLAAVAALANAQFKCPAKDGQYEDERQCDKFYECVDGVATTKLCPDGLVFDPTIRKINKCDQPFNVDCGDRTELQPPKPNAQCPRRNGFFAHPDPTVCNAFFNCIEGDAIEVKCTAGLHFDEYSGTCVWPDSIGRQGCAAQDKKLKDGFECPKDQLVDPQGQTVAHPKFPHPNDCQRFYVCLNGIEPRDLGCQVGEVYNEETQKCDAPENVRGCEDWYKDAEEAAPSPKGRS from the exons ATGAAAGTGTTCATCGTGTTGGCAGCGGTTGCCGCTCTTGCAA ATGCCCAATTCAAATGCCCCGCCAAGGACGGTCAATACGAAGATGAGAGGCAGTGCGACAAATTCTACGAATGTGTAGATGGTGTCGCCACCACCAAGCTCTGCCCAGACGGTTTAGTCTTCGACCCCACTATTAGGAAGATCAACAAATGCGACCAGCCCTTCAACGTCGACTGTGGAGACAGGACTGAACTTC AACCCCCAAAGCCCAACGCGCAATGCCCCCGTAGAAACGGTTTCTTCGCCCACCCCGACCCAACAGTGTGCAACGCTTTCTTCAACTGTATCGAGGGTGACGCCATCGAGGTCAAGTGCACAGCCGGACTCCACTTCGACGAGTACTCCGGTACCTGTGTCTGGCCCGACTCCATTGGAAGACAAGGATGCGCCGCACAAGACA AGAAACTCAAGGACGGTTTCGAGTGCCCCAAAGACCAGTTAGTAGACCCTCAAGGTCAAACCGTGGCTCACCCCAAATTCCCCCACCCCAACGACTGCCAACGTTTCTACGTATGCCTCAACGGTATCGAACCCCGTGACCTCGGCTGCCAAGTCGGAGAGGTCTACAACGAAGAGACACAGAAGTGTGACGCCCCTGAGAACGTCCGTGGATG CGAGGACTGGTACAAGGATGCGGAAGAAGCCGCCCCCAGCCCCAAGGGAAGGTCTTAA